A genomic segment from Bacillus cereus G9842 encodes:
- a CDS encoding metallophosphoesterase family protein: protein MDKIAVISDIHGNIPALESVLQDIKLRGIERVVCLGDLVGKGPHSSEVIEIIRKECEGVVMGNWDDFITKPTEFETLKWHQKQLSEEQNDYLRSLPFSIEFFMSGKLIRMFHASPRSLYERIQPHASREERISMFENSELTENIEGERKPDVVCYGDVHQAFVQNFRGKTLCNAGSVGNPLEITQASYLIFEGTYNEKEAASFSIQLVRVPYDIELAIRLAEELDMPEIEEYKQELRTALYRGFKGK from the coding sequence TTGGATAAAATAGCGGTAATTTCAGATATACATGGTAATATTCCAGCATTAGAATCTGTACTGCAAGATATTAAATTAAGAGGAATCGAGCGCGTCGTGTGTCTTGGAGATTTAGTCGGAAAAGGTCCTCATTCTAGCGAAGTGATTGAAATCATTCGTAAAGAATGTGAAGGAGTTGTAATGGGGAACTGGGATGATTTCATTACAAAACCGACTGAATTTGAAACGTTAAAATGGCATCAAAAACAATTATCGGAAGAACAAAATGACTATTTAAGAAGCTTACCATTTTCAATCGAATTTTTTATGAGCGGCAAACTGATCCGTATGTTCCACGCTTCACCGAGAAGTTTATATGAAAGAATTCAACCACATGCCTCAAGAGAAGAGCGTATTAGTATGTTCGAAAATAGTGAGCTCACAGAGAATATAGAAGGGGAAAGAAAACCAGATGTCGTTTGTTACGGTGACGTTCACCAAGCGTTCGTTCAAAATTTCAGAGGGAAAACGTTATGTAATGCCGGTAGCGTAGGAAACCCACTTGAAATAACACAAGCTTCCTATTTAATATTTGAAGGAACTTACAATGAAAAAGAAGCAGCGAGCTTTTCTATTCAACTCGTACGAGTACCGTATGATATTGAACTAGCCATCAGACTAGCAGAAGAACTCGATATGCCAGAAATTGAAGAATACAAACAAGAATTACGGACTGCTTTATATCGAGGGTTTAAGGGAAAGTAA
- a CDS encoding aminoglycoside phosphotransferase family protein has product MKEMLREIESKLEWPRIVKCTVISKGFSHEEKYKIELENRVTYFVKVCDAVHFERKQEEYMYMKQLESLHIPTPKLIHFIKLEQINKCVQVFEWIQGINGEEGLGKLSVEEQYHAGRKAGEVLKRIHSIERESASNKWETVRWNKYERYVEALANYEIDFLDLKPVLRFVGEHKQLLKNRPITFLHDDFHPANSMIHNKEFIVIDFGGYDFGDPIHDFYNVAIFTTRISKPFAVGQVHGYCGGEPSLHFWKLYSLYAAMTFPADIVWTNRSTPHLVNDMKERLNGILEDHNHFSSYIPKWYQSQHEDIINYK; this is encoded by the coding sequence GTGAAGGAAATGCTTAGAGAGATAGAGAGTAAACTAGAATGGCCTCGTATTGTAAAGTGTACAGTTATTTCAAAAGGTTTTTCACATGAAGAGAAATATAAAATAGAATTAGAAAACAGAGTAACATATTTTGTGAAAGTATGTGATGCTGTTCATTTTGAACGTAAACAAGAAGAATATATGTATATGAAACAATTAGAGTCATTACATATTCCAACGCCTAAGTTAATTCATTTTATAAAACTTGAACAAATAAATAAATGTGTTCAAGTATTTGAATGGATCCAAGGTATAAATGGTGAAGAAGGTTTAGGGAAGCTATCCGTGGAAGAACAGTACCATGCAGGAAGAAAAGCAGGAGAAGTACTAAAGAGGATTCACTCAATTGAAAGAGAAAGTGCAAGTAATAAATGGGAAACAGTTCGATGGAATAAATACGAAAGATACGTAGAAGCGTTAGCAAATTATGAAATAGACTTCCTTGATTTGAAGCCAGTATTAAGATTTGTAGGGGAGCATAAACAATTATTGAAAAATCGCCCTATTACCTTTTTACACGATGACTTCCATCCAGCAAATAGTATGATTCATAATAAGGAGTTTATCGTTATCGATTTTGGTGGATATGATTTTGGTGATCCAATACATGATTTTTATAACGTAGCGATTTTTACTACAAGAATAAGTAAACCATTTGCGGTTGGACAAGTTCACGGATATTGCGGAGGCGAACCGTCGCTTCATTTTTGGAAACTGTACTCATTATATGCAGCAATGACATTCCCAGCTGATATCGTATGGACAAACCGAAGCACGCCACATTTAGTAAATGATATGAAGGAAAGATTGAACGGAATTTTAGAAGATCATAATCATTTTTCATCCTATATTCCAAAATGGTATCAATCACAACATGAGGATATAATAAACTATAAGTAA
- a CDS encoding VOC family protein — protein sequence MLRFDHLVHAVHCTPEEAAKQMQAHGFYTAIGGEHINWGTWNSLCYFDLSYIEFLAVQHEEKAKEADNPLVQETVVKLQDGEGMLQIAIRTDAIEDLAVKFSKHGLHTIGPFEGKRMRKDGRLLEWKMLFVKQEENGPKLPFFIQWNETDEERRNDLRNIGTITEHKNKVQQIETIHYAVKNVRETVRKWKEVMGLSTSSVVKSEKWNAECQSVVFGDIHVQFCEPIGEGLVLEHLNKNGENPFAVEFKGENKREHEVLHSLYIY from the coding sequence ATGTTGCGATTTGATCATCTAGTACACGCCGTACATTGTACACCGGAAGAAGCGGCAAAACAAATGCAGGCGCACGGATTTTATACTGCAATAGGTGGAGAGCATATTAATTGGGGTACTTGGAATAGTTTATGTTATTTTGATTTATCATATATCGAATTTTTAGCAGTGCAGCATGAAGAAAAAGCGAAAGAAGCAGACAATCCATTAGTACAAGAAACAGTAGTGAAATTACAAGACGGAGAAGGAATGCTGCAAATCGCAATTCGAACAGATGCAATTGAAGACCTAGCAGTAAAGTTTAGTAAGCACGGTTTACATACGATAGGACCATTTGAAGGGAAACGTATGAGAAAAGATGGTCGCCTTTTAGAATGGAAAATGTTATTTGTAAAGCAAGAAGAGAACGGACCGAAATTACCTTTCTTTATACAATGGAATGAAACGGACGAAGAAAGAAGAAATGATTTACGTAACATTGGAACAATCACGGAACATAAAAATAAAGTACAACAAATTGAAACGATCCATTATGCAGTGAAAAACGTTCGAGAAACGGTGCGGAAATGGAAAGAAGTAATGGGGCTATCTACAAGCTCAGTTGTGAAAAGTGAAAAATGGAATGCCGAGTGTCAAAGTGTAGTATTTGGAGATATTCATGTGCAGTTTTGTGAGCCGATTGGAGAAGGGCTAGTGCTAGAACATCTGAATAAGAATGGCGAAAATCCTTTTGCAGTGGAGTTTAAAGGTGAAAATAAACGAGAGCATGAAGTGTTACATAGTTTGTACATATATTGA
- a CDS encoding sulfite exporter TauE/SafE family protein has translation MYYNETNLIIADWKNQRHFSHTGKVPFSFIITGGLFMQKLIVFAIIGFFAQLIDGALGMAYGVTSTSLLLMFGIAPAVASASVHLAEVVTTAASGASHIKFGNVDKYTVSRLTLPGAIGAFVGACFLSNLPGDVIKPYISVFLFTLGVYILLRFVLQKQIVASNKRMSAKQLVPLGLFAGFVDSTGGGGWGPITTPVLLARGNEARKVIGSVDTSEFPVSLAATIGFFISLGWEQVSWVWVFALMLGGIVAAPIAAWLVRIVPAHLLGVLVGGLIIFTNIRTLLTTFKVDPTIISLSYVAVGLVVIISIFIAVRNHSKRSNASTAGYPNDQKQMLP, from the coding sequence ATGTATTATAATGAAACAAATTTAATTATTGCTGATTGGAAAAACCAAAGGCACTTTTCTCATACGGGAAAAGTGCCTTTTTCATTTATTATTACAGGGGGATTATTTATGCAGAAATTAATTGTCTTTGCTATTATCGGATTTTTCGCTCAATTGATTGATGGGGCACTTGGAATGGCGTATGGGGTAACATCTACCTCACTATTATTAATGTTTGGTATCGCACCGGCTGTAGCTTCCGCTTCTGTTCATTTAGCTGAAGTCGTTACAACCGCCGCTTCCGGTGCATCTCATATCAAATTTGGAAACGTTGATAAATATACAGTTTCCAGACTTACATTACCTGGAGCAATTGGTGCATTTGTTGGGGCATGTTTTTTAAGTAATTTACCTGGCGATGTAATTAAACCGTACATTTCCGTTTTTTTATTTACTTTAGGGGTTTATATTTTATTACGATTCGTCCTTCAAAAACAAATTGTTGCTTCAAATAAGCGTATGTCTGCAAAACAACTTGTGCCGCTTGGTTTATTCGCTGGATTCGTTGATTCAACTGGTGGCGGTGGCTGGGGGCCGATTACGACACCCGTTCTTCTAGCAAGAGGAAATGAAGCTAGAAAAGTTATTGGATCTGTAGATACGAGTGAATTTCCTGTTTCACTCGCTGCAACAATTGGTTTCTTCATCTCACTTGGCTGGGAACAAGTAAGCTGGGTTTGGGTATTTGCCTTAATGCTTGGCGGTATTGTCGCAGCTCCAATTGCTGCATGGTTAGTTCGTATCGTTCCAGCACATTTACTTGGGGTATTAGTTGGTGGTCTTATTATCTTTACGAATATACGTACACTGCTGACTACATTTAAAGTGGATCCAACTATTATTTCACTTTCTTACGTGGCAGTTGGTCTTGTCGTTATTATTTCTATTTTCATTGCTGTTCGCAATCATTCCAAGCGTTCTAACGCATCGACAGCCGGATATCCGAATGATCAAAAACAAATGCTACCATAA